Proteins encoded in a region of the Scrofimicrobium sp. R131 genome:
- a CDS encoding helix-turn-helix transcriptional regulator → MAELKDLGTRQVVLDLVVEKGPVTSGTIAKMLSLTTAAVRRHITTLEENGDIVEHEVPVLKPRGRGRPARYYVATDIGRDRLSDGHSDLAIKAIGYLATIAGPEAVDSFAAARSRDIERRYQPILNEVGGDARKRAQALADALTDDGYAASVRPVGNGDFAVQLCQGHCPIEQVAREYPQLCEAETAAFSKLLGVHVQRLATLAQGEHVCTTVVPVGVAPLHPGARRVLKHSNSHN, encoded by the coding sequence ATGGCGGAACTCAAAGATCTCGGCACCAGGCAGGTGGTTCTCGACCTCGTGGTTGAGAAAGGGCCGGTAACTTCCGGCACGATTGCGAAGATGCTCTCCCTGACCACAGCCGCTGTCCGGCGCCACATCACCACGTTGGAAGAGAACGGCGACATTGTTGAGCACGAAGTGCCGGTCCTGAAACCTCGCGGTCGCGGGCGTCCTGCCCGCTACTACGTGGCGACCGATATCGGCCGCGACCGACTCAGCGACGGGCACTCCGACCTGGCAATTAAGGCGATCGGCTATTTGGCTACCATCGCCGGCCCGGAGGCGGTCGACTCGTTCGCAGCGGCGCGCTCGCGCGATATTGAGCGGCGTTACCAGCCCATCTTGAACGAGGTGGGAGGGGACGCTCGGAAACGAGCCCAAGCCCTGGCCGACGCCCTCACCGACGACGGCTATGCCGCCAGTGTTCGACCGGTGGGCAACGGTGACTTCGCCGTTCAGCTCTGCCAGGGACACTGTCCGATCGAGCAGGTCGCGCGGGAGTATCCGCAGCTGTGTGAGGCCGAAACTGCTGCATTTTCGAAGCTGCTGGGCGTGCACGTGCAGAGACTGGCCACTTTGGCCCAGGGAGAGCACGTGTGCACCACGGTGGTTCCAGTGGGGGTGGCTCCGCTTCATCCCGGAGCTCGGCGAGTGCTGAAGCATTCCAATTCCCACAACTAG
- the recN gene encoding DNA repair protein RecN, with the protein MIEELRIKGLGVIDEAHLELAPGFTVITGETGAGKTMVLTSLRLLLGEKGDGALVRTGHPQIEIDAIIQPTATVAKHLAELGFESEELILSRTVPANGRSRAAAQGRPVPLRTLEELVSPLLTIHGQADQWRVRRSQVQRALLDTYAGEQHQQLLARYREQWAAVTTLKRTLDELHRDHDQQQIEINYLREVITTLTQLAPQVGEEEELPALIERYSHVADLAQTVGDAVQTLQGEDNLVGVLDLLGQCAAELRSAAGLDSALTSYSDRLAQVEGEVADIAADLWQYVDQLSEDPDELASLQQRRADLEALMKGRATTVAELLDWQVEAEARLAELTGSGADPEQVAQQLAAAQSQLRELGDQLHRSRHQAGLRLAKIVNRELHELAMPQAQFRVQVQAEEPQAHGSDDVQMELRARPDAPFRPLGDGASGGELSRVMLALEVALGEQAEPGTYIFDEVDQGIGGHTATEVGRRLAQLGQTQQVVAVTHLPQVAACADRHYVLRRHGQQTSVEEAVGEDRVEEIVRMLGGKADSDPVRRHAAELLADKPWQDRERKKEG; encoded by the coding sequence ATGATAGAAGAACTTCGCATTAAAGGACTCGGGGTGATTGACGAGGCGCACCTCGAGCTCGCCCCGGGCTTCACCGTGATCACGGGTGAGACGGGGGCTGGCAAGACGATGGTGCTCACCTCGCTCCGACTCCTGCTCGGCGAAAAGGGCGATGGAGCCCTGGTCCGAACCGGTCACCCGCAAATTGAAATTGACGCCATCATTCAACCGACCGCCACGGTGGCAAAGCATCTGGCGGAACTGGGGTTTGAGAGCGAGGAACTGATCCTGTCCCGCACAGTCCCCGCGAACGGTCGCTCGCGCGCCGCCGCCCAGGGACGACCAGTTCCCTTGCGGACGCTGGAGGAGTTGGTCAGCCCGCTGCTGACTATCCACGGCCAGGCCGACCAGTGGCGGGTTCGACGCAGCCAGGTCCAACGCGCCCTGCTCGACACCTACGCGGGCGAACAGCACCAGCAGCTCCTGGCCCGATACCGGGAGCAGTGGGCCGCGGTCACGACGCTGAAGCGGACCCTGGATGAACTTCACCGGGACCACGACCAACAGCAGATTGAGATCAACTACCTGCGCGAGGTGATCACCACCCTCACTCAGCTGGCCCCTCAGGTCGGGGAGGAAGAGGAGCTGCCGGCCCTGATTGAGCGCTACTCCCACGTGGCGGACCTGGCCCAAACGGTTGGGGACGCCGTCCAAACCCTTCAGGGGGAGGACAACCTGGTGGGCGTGCTGGACCTGCTGGGACAATGCGCGGCCGAGCTCCGTTCTGCAGCCGGCCTGGACTCGGCTCTAACCTCCTACTCGGACCGGCTGGCCCAAGTGGAGGGGGAAGTGGCCGATATTGCCGCCGACCTCTGGCAGTATGTGGACCAGCTGAGCGAAGACCCCGACGAACTGGCTTCCCTCCAGCAGCGCCGGGCCGACCTGGAAGCCCTGATGAAGGGGCGCGCCACGACGGTAGCGGAACTGCTCGACTGGCAGGTGGAGGCGGAGGCCCGCCTCGCCGAGTTGACCGGCAGCGGCGCCGATCCGGAACAGGTGGCCCAGCAGCTGGCTGCGGCCCAGTCCCAGTTGCGAGAACTGGGCGATCAGCTGCATCGCTCCCGCCACCAGGCTGGCTTGCGCCTGGCCAAGATCGTCAACCGGGAGCTGCACGAACTGGCGATGCCGCAGGCCCAGTTCCGAGTCCAAGTACAGGCGGAGGAGCCGCAGGCTCACGGGAGCGACGACGTGCAGATGGAGCTGCGGGCCCGACCCGACGCCCCGTTCCGCCCGCTCGGGGATGGGGCTTCGGGCGGTGAACTTTCCCGCGTCATGCTGGCCCTGGAGGTGGCCCTGGGAGAGCAGGCTGAGCCCGGCACCTACATTTTTGACGAGGTGGACCAGGGGATTGGTGGACACACCGCCACCGAGGTTGGTCGGCGCCTGGCGCAGCTGGGTCAAACCCAGCAGGTGGTGGCCGTCACCCACCTGCCGCAGGTCGCGGCCTGTGCAGACCGACACTACGTTCTGCGCCGACACGGGCAGCAGACCAGCGTGGAAGAGGCCGTCGGTGAGGACCGGGTCGAAGAGATCGTGCGCATGCTCGGAGGAAAAGCGGACTCGGATCCGGTTCGTCGGCATGCCGCCGAGCTGTTGGCGGATAAACCGTGGCAAGATCGTGAGCGGAAGAAAGAAGGATAA
- the sufC gene encoding Fe-S cluster assembly ATPase SufC, with translation MSTLNIKDLRVSVETPEGTKQILKGVDLTVGSGEIHAVMGPNGSGKSTLAYALAGHPAYTIDGGEAWLDDQNILEMSVDERAKAGLFLAMQYPVEVAGVSVANFLRTAKTAIEGKAPAVRQWVKDVDRAMTDLKMPGEFANRDVNVGFSGGEKKRLEILQMELLEPSFAILDETDSGLDVDALRIVSEGVNRVHRKNGNGVLLITHYTRILRYIKPDFVHVFVDGKVATQGGAELADQLEEQGYDKYLVA, from the coding sequence ATGTCTACCTTGAACATCAAAGACCTGCGGGTCTCAGTGGAAACCCCCGAAGGCACCAAGCAGATCCTCAAGGGCGTGGACCTGACCGTCGGTTCCGGCGAAATCCACGCGGTCATGGGCCCTAACGGGTCGGGCAAGTCGACCCTGGCCTACGCGCTGGCCGGGCACCCCGCCTACACCATTGACGGTGGGGAAGCGTGGCTGGACGACCAGAACATCCTGGAAATGTCCGTGGACGAGCGGGCTAAGGCCGGTCTGTTCCTCGCGATGCAGTATCCGGTCGAGGTGGCGGGCGTGTCCGTGGCCAACTTCCTCCGGACCGCGAAGACCGCCATTGAAGGCAAAGCTCCGGCTGTTCGCCAGTGGGTCAAGGACGTCGATCGGGCCATGACCGACTTGAAGATGCCCGGCGAGTTCGCCAACCGCGACGTCAACGTCGGTTTCTCCGGCGGTGAGAAGAAGCGGCTGGAAATCCTGCAGATGGAACTGCTGGAGCCTTCGTTTGCGATCCTGGATGAGACCGACTCGGGCCTGGACGTGGACGCGCTCCGGATCGTGTCGGAAGGGGTGAACCGGGTCCACCGTAAGAATGGCAACGGGGTCCTGCTGATCACCCACTACACGCGAATCCTGCGCTACATCAAGCCCGACTTCGTGCACGTCTTCGTGGACGGCAAGGTGGCGACCCAGGGCGGGGCCGAGCTGGCCGACCAGCTGGAAGAACAGGGCTACGACAAGTACCTGGTCGCCTAA
- a CDS encoding SufS family cysteine desulfurase has product MSTAEVASSLAQPFTAAELEAIRADFPILSRHGRGGRKIAYFDAAATSHKPNRVIDAEAEFYRNHNAAVNRGTHLLGDEATESFESARATVANFVGGRPDEIVWTKNSTEGLNLVAYSFSWLGPQDRIVITRAEHHSNLVPWQQLAARTGAELRWLDLTSDGCLDLDTLDVITPNTKVVAFTHASNVTGAVSPVAEVVAAARQVGALTVLDTCQSSAHQPVNVSQLGVDFAVFSSHKMLGPTGIGALWGRRDLLADLPPFLTGGSVVADVTMETTEFLPAPNRFEAGSQPVAQAAAWAEALRYLQELGMDRVAAQEHALLQPLFDGISEIPGVRILGPATTEGRLGVVAFAVEGVHPHDVGQVLDADDVAVRVGHHCAIPLHRFFGVRSSSRASLSVTNTVSEIEQLIAAIAKVRQYFGYR; this is encoded by the coding sequence ATGAGTACCGCGGAAGTTGCCTCCAGCTTGGCTCAGCCGTTCACTGCGGCCGAGCTGGAGGCGATCCGCGCCGATTTTCCGATTCTGAGCCGGCACGGCCGCGGTGGGCGCAAGATTGCCTACTTTGACGCGGCCGCCACCTCGCACAAACCGAACCGGGTGATTGACGCGGAAGCGGAGTTCTACCGGAACCACAACGCCGCGGTCAATCGGGGCACCCACCTGCTGGGGGACGAGGCGACCGAGTCGTTCGAGTCGGCGCGCGCCACCGTGGCCAACTTTGTTGGGGGCCGGCCGGACGAGATCGTGTGGACGAAGAACTCGACCGAGGGTCTGAACCTGGTGGCCTACTCGTTCAGTTGGCTCGGACCCCAGGATCGGATCGTCATCACCCGCGCCGAACACCACTCCAACCTGGTGCCGTGGCAGCAGTTGGCTGCTCGAACCGGAGCGGAGCTGCGGTGGCTCGACCTGACTTCGGATGGCTGCCTGGACCTCGACACCCTGGATGTGATCACACCGAACACGAAAGTGGTGGCGTTTACTCACGCCTCCAACGTGACCGGGGCCGTGTCGCCGGTGGCCGAGGTGGTGGCGGCCGCCCGTCAGGTCGGGGCCCTCACCGTGCTCGATACCTGCCAGTCCAGTGCGCACCAGCCGGTGAACGTGAGCCAGCTGGGGGTCGACTTCGCGGTGTTCTCCTCGCACAAGATGCTTGGGCCAACCGGAATTGGCGCCCTGTGGGGACGGCGAGACTTGCTCGCCGACCTGCCGCCCTTCCTGACCGGGGGCTCGGTGGTGGCGGACGTAACCATGGAAACGACCGAGTTCCTCCCGGCCCCGAACCGATTCGAGGCCGGCTCGCAACCGGTGGCCCAGGCCGCCGCGTGGGCCGAGGCCCTGCGCTACCTGCAAGAACTTGGCATGGATCGGGTGGCTGCCCAGGAGCACGCCCTGCTCCAACCACTGTTTGACGGCATTTCCGAGATTCCGGGAGTCCGAATCCTGGGTCCGGCCACCACCGAGGGTCGCCTCGGGGTCGTGGCTTTCGCGGTCGAAGGGGTGCATCCGCACGACGTCGGCCAGGTGTTGGACGCCGATGACGTGGCGGTTCGGGTGGGCCACCACTGTGCGATCCCGCTGCACCGCTTCTTTGGGGTCCGTTCCTCTTCCCGCGCATCTCTGTCCGTCACCAACACCGTGTCCGAAATTGAGCAGCTTATCGCTGCGATCGCCAAAGTGCGCCAGTATTTTGGGTACCGGTAG
- the sufB gene encoding Fe-S cluster assembly protein SufB, with translation MTQSLPATPVDERPQGVNELGTGPMSDDEIIDSIGAYEYGWKDSDDYSKGVPKGINEDIVRYISATKNEPEWMLERRLKAFDFFERKPMPTWGPDLSGIDFDNFKYFVRASDRQVKDWEDLPDEIRNTYDRLGIPEAEKNRLVAGVAAQYESEVVYQQIQEDLERQGVIFLDTDSGLREYPEIFEEYFGKAVPAGDNKFAALNTATWSGGSFVYVPPGVQVEIPLQAYFRINTEAMGQFERTLIVADEGSYVHYVEGCTAPIYDTNSLHSAVVEIFVRKDARVRYTTIQNWSNNVLNLVTQRAMVDEGGTMEWIDGNIGSAITMKYPACYLRGEHARGETLSIGFAGEGQHQDTGAKMVHMAPHTSSSIVAKSVSRGGGRTSYRGLVEVHARATKSKSNVLCDALLVDKISRTDTYPYVDVRTEDVEMGHEATVSKVNEDQLFYLMSRGLDETEAMATIVRGFVEPIAKHLPMEYALELNRLIELQMEGSVG, from the coding sequence ATGACCCAGTCACTGCCGGCCACACCGGTTGATGAGCGTCCCCAGGGTGTCAATGAACTCGGCACCGGACCCATGTCCGACGACGAGATCATCGACTCAATTGGAGCGTACGAGTACGGCTGGAAAGACAGCGACGACTATTCCAAAGGGGTTCCCAAGGGGATCAACGAGGACATCGTTCGCTACATTTCCGCCACGAAGAACGAGCCGGAGTGGATGCTTGAACGCCGGTTGAAGGCCTTTGACTTCTTCGAACGCAAACCAATGCCCACCTGGGGTCCGGACCTGTCCGGCATCGACTTCGACAACTTCAAGTACTTCGTGCGGGCCTCTGATCGGCAGGTGAAGGACTGGGAGGATCTACCCGACGAGATCCGCAACACCTACGATCGACTCGGCATTCCCGAGGCGGAGAAGAACCGGCTGGTGGCCGGCGTGGCCGCCCAGTACGAGTCCGAAGTTGTGTACCAGCAGATTCAGGAGGACCTGGAACGCCAGGGCGTGATCTTCCTGGACACCGATTCTGGCCTGCGCGAGTACCCGGAGATCTTCGAAGAGTACTTCGGCAAGGCCGTCCCGGCTGGGGACAACAAGTTTGCCGCTCTGAACACCGCCACCTGGTCCGGTGGGTCATTCGTCTACGTCCCCCCGGGGGTCCAGGTGGAGATCCCGCTTCAGGCGTACTTCCGAATCAACACGGAGGCGATGGGGCAGTTCGAGCGGACCCTGATCGTGGCCGATGAGGGGTCCTACGTTCACTACGTTGAGGGTTGCACCGCGCCCATCTACGACACGAACTCGCTGCACTCCGCGGTGGTGGAGATCTTCGTCCGGAAGGACGCTCGGGTTCGGTACACCACCATCCAGAACTGGTCCAACAACGTCTTGAACCTGGTGACACAGCGAGCCATGGTCGACGAGGGTGGAACCATGGAGTGGATCGACGGCAACATTGGCTCCGCCATCACCATGAAGTACCCTGCCTGCTATCTGCGCGGGGAGCACGCCCGCGGCGAGACGCTGTCGATCGGGTTTGCCGGTGAAGGCCAGCACCAGGACACCGGAGCCAAGATGGTTCACATGGCGCCGCACACTTCCTCCTCAATCGTGGCGAAGTCCGTTTCGCGCGGCGGCGGCCGCACCTCGTACCGCGGATTGGTGGAGGTCCATGCTCGGGCCACCAAGTCCAAGTCCAACGTGCTGTGTGACGCCCTGCTGGTGGACAAGATCTCCCGGACCGACACGTACCCGTACGTGGACGTGCGCACCGAGGACGTGGAGATGGGCCACGAGGCGACCGTGTCCAAGGTGAATGAGGATCAGCTGTTCTACCTGATGAGCCGGGGGCTGGATGAGACCGAGGCGATGGCCACCATCGTTCGCGGCTTCGTCGAACCGATCGCCAAGCACCTGCCGATGGAATACGCGCTGGAGCTGAACCGACTCATCGAACTTCAGATGGAAGGATCTGTCGGCTAA
- a CDS encoding NUDIX hydrolase, whose product MVQDRAQSGFPVESSEQLWDGAVFGLREDRVQLPGGDRPVVRQYLTHPGAVGIVPVRFTGSDPLDAELLLLRQYRHPVRAELWEIPAGLLDHPGEEPLAAAKRELREEADLGARTWSVLVDLFTSPGASEEALRIFLATDLFAYEEAFARAEEEAQLVPHWVDLRSAVAGVLAGDLHSPSAIAGILATQATLLQPGFGRREPAAPWLRKPRN is encoded by the coding sequence ATGGTTCAGGACCGAGCCCAAAGCGGCTTTCCGGTTGAGTCCTCCGAGCAACTCTGGGACGGAGCCGTCTTTGGTCTGCGCGAAGACCGGGTGCAACTGCCCGGGGGCGACCGGCCGGTCGTTCGCCAGTATCTGACTCATCCCGGAGCGGTCGGCATCGTCCCGGTGCGCTTCACCGGCTCGGATCCCCTGGACGCCGAACTGCTGCTGCTGCGCCAGTACCGGCATCCGGTCCGGGCCGAACTGTGGGAGATTCCCGCCGGGCTGCTGGATCACCCGGGGGAGGAACCGCTGGCGGCGGCCAAACGGGAGCTGCGCGAGGAAGCAGACCTGGGGGCCCGGACCTGGTCGGTCCTGGTGGACCTGTTCACCTCGCCCGGTGCCTCCGAGGAAGCCCTGCGTATCTTCCTGGCCACGGATCTGTTCGCCTACGAAGAGGCTTTCGCTCGGGCCGAAGAGGAGGCCCAACTGGTTCCGCACTGGGTTGATCTGCGCTCGGCCGTGGCCGGAGTCCTGGCTGGTGACCTGCACAGTCCCAGCGCGATTGCCGGAATTTTGGCCACCCAGGCCACATTGTTGCAGCCTGGTTTTGGCCGGCGCGAGCCGGCGGCCCCCTGGTTGCGAAAGCCCCGAAACTAA
- the sufD gene encoding Fe-S cluster assembly protein SufD, whose protein sequence is MTNTLTTPRPHSHGAAPSPAGHSSRADRPTSFSVAEIPVPHGREEDWRFTPLRRIRPLFELENYTGTNTVSVEGPAPVQVETVDRDDPRLGQVLAPGDRTAVVSWNEFPQSTVVTIPSEAELTEPVFVKITASDAPSAQHLLIKAEKFSTGVVILQHSGPGWLNQTVEVRVEDGARLQLVSIQEWDRTAVHASDHRVSVGRDASLDHLVVTLGGDLVRMCVDTEYTAPGGEMRLNGIYFVDAGQHMEHRPFIDHSQPKCYSRVTYKGALQGKDAHSVWVGDCLIGELADGTDTYELNRNLLLTEGAKADSVPNLEIENGEIEGAGHASATGRFDDDQLFYLMSRGIPEIEARRLVVRGFFAELVNEIPVPEIRDHLMDAIEAELATTETPQS, encoded by the coding sequence ATGACCAATACTTTGACCACGCCGCGCCCCCACTCTCACGGTGCGGCGCCCAGCCCTGCCGGGCACTCCTCGCGGGCTGATCGCCCCACTTCCTTCTCGGTGGCGGAGATTCCCGTTCCCCACGGACGCGAAGAGGACTGGCGGTTCACCCCGCTGCGCCGGATCCGGCCGCTATTTGAGCTGGAGAACTACACCGGTACCAACACGGTCTCCGTTGAGGGACCCGCCCCGGTTCAGGTTGAAACTGTCGATCGGGACGATCCGCGCCTGGGCCAGGTGCTGGCTCCAGGAGACCGGACCGCAGTGGTGTCCTGGAACGAGTTCCCCCAGTCCACGGTGGTAACCATTCCGTCCGAGGCAGAGCTGACCGAGCCGGTCTTCGTCAAGATCACCGCCTCGGATGCACCTTCGGCTCAGCACCTGCTGATCAAGGCCGAGAAGTTCTCCACCGGCGTCGTGATTTTGCAGCACTCCGGCCCGGGGTGGTTGAACCAGACCGTCGAAGTTCGGGTCGAAGATGGTGCTCGCCTGCAACTCGTCTCCATTCAAGAGTGGGATCGGACCGCCGTGCACGCCTCCGATCACCGAGTTTCGGTTGGCCGTGACGCCTCGCTGGACCACCTGGTGGTGACCCTGGGCGGGGACCTGGTCCGCATGTGCGTCGACACCGAGTACACCGCGCCGGGCGGCGAAATGCGCCTGAACGGAATCTACTTCGTGGATGCCGGCCAGCACATGGAGCACCGTCCCTTCATTGATCACTCGCAGCCTAAGTGCTACTCCCGGGTGACCTACAAGGGGGCGCTGCAGGGCAAGGACGCGCACTCGGTCTGGGTGGGCGACTGCCTAATCGGCGAACTGGCCGACGGTACCGACACCTACGAGCTGAACCGGAACCTGCTGCTGACCGAAGGCGCCAAGGCCGACTCGGTCCCGAACCTGGAGATCGAAAACGGGGAAATCGAGGGAGCGGGGCACGCCTCCGCCACCGGTCGCTTCGACGACGACCAGCTGTTCTATCTGATGAGTCGCGGAATCCCAGAGATTGAGGCCCGTCGCCTCGTGGTGCGCGGCTTCTTCGCCGAACTGGTCAACGAGATTCCGGTACCCGAGATTCGGGATCACCTGATGGACGCGATCGAAGCCGAGCTGGCAACCACCGAAACCCCCCAGAGCTGA
- a CDS encoding copper transporter → MVNLRYHIVSLVAVFLALALGVVLGAGPLQRQINAASEGTNLAEKSSQLESQLATVQAEADQYATFVTDTAEQVLPGSLADRKVALILLPGANAEVAESVQATLREAGATVTGAAQLTDNWVSPGQREYRDTLANPVSSHLAASNQSGAADSILAQALVEALTGTGAEVDLLREILTDVDTPLVVANSMPEAPADQLVLITPSTPYPKAGQEEDSQSGSQPAASEQALTALAGALADRTEGAVAYGAAVTDDDVIALLRGQGTSLATVDQIGTPMGNLNVALVLANQSRGAFGQGIGATTAVAPLK, encoded by the coding sequence ATGGTTAATCTTCGGTACCACATCGTCTCCCTGGTAGCAGTGTTCTTGGCTTTGGCGCTGGGGGTTGTGCTGGGCGCTGGGCCACTGCAACGCCAGATCAATGCCGCCAGCGAAGGGACGAACCTGGCGGAAAAGTCCTCCCAACTGGAGTCTCAGCTGGCCACCGTTCAGGCCGAAGCCGACCAGTACGCCACCTTTGTCACCGACACGGCCGAACAGGTCTTGCCCGGCTCGCTGGCCGACCGGAAGGTCGCGCTGATCCTCCTGCCGGGCGCCAATGCCGAGGTGGCCGAGTCGGTGCAGGCCACCTTGCGGGAGGCGGGTGCGACCGTGACCGGGGCCGCGCAGCTGACCGACAACTGGGTCAGCCCCGGCCAGCGCGAGTATCGCGACACCCTAGCCAATCCCGTTTCCAGTCACCTGGCTGCCTCGAACCAAAGCGGCGCGGCCGACTCGATCCTGGCTCAGGCGCTAGTGGAAGCCCTGACCGGGACCGGAGCCGAGGTGGACCTCCTGCGCGAAATCCTGACCGACGTGGACACCCCGCTGGTGGTGGCGAACTCGATGCCGGAGGCACCGGCCGACCAACTGGTCCTGATCACCCCGTCCACCCCCTATCCGAAGGCCGGGCAGGAAGAGGACAGCCAGAGCGGATCCCAACCCGCCGCCAGTGAGCAGGCGCTGACGGCACTGGCGGGAGCTCTGGCCGACCGAACTGAGGGCGCGGTTGCCTACGGGGCGGCCGTGACCGACGACGATGTGATTGCGCTGTTGCGCGGCCAGGGAACCTCGCTGGCCACGGTCGACCAGATCGGGACACCGATGGGGAACCTGAACGTGGCGCTGGTGCTGGCCAATCAGAGCCGCGGCGCATTCGGCCAGGGGATCGGCGCCACCACCGCCGTTGCCCCCCTGAAATAG
- the steA gene encoding putative cytokinetic ring protein SteA → MSRKVNTSALAGSIRLDESIPRLAGRLEPGEIAIIEFPDLDRSSALALLSRRPVAVLNAASSTTGRRPSLGAQLLVDGGITLVDDLGSDLMTLTEGDQVRIQGGDVYRGEELIASGQRRDSAELHQAQASGRERLGPAVESFARTAGLTWESESEQYLHGEGVPPVPALSGRTVVVVTPGLTSIRQLRRLKAFCNDFSAYFIAVGEGANSLKSVGRKPDLILGDISNLPEPMLTRGTPLVLLERPDGQVTGGDRANVLTLKFMRMVTSAAPADAAVLLADANGADQIVLVGDDEGIEGFLEKTGSEVTAGFFIQLRSEAKLVSAPAVQRLYRPGVRTWQLVLMLIAALLVMVAAVLFTPWGQSLGWGLYDWVQGWWPWAGDPNVTAAYFGS, encoded by the coding sequence ATGTCTCGGAAGGTCAACACTTCGGCCCTAGCGGGCTCCATCCGCCTCGACGAATCAATTCCCCGGCTGGCCGGCAGGCTTGAGCCCGGCGAGATTGCCATCATCGAGTTCCCGGACCTAGATCGCTCTTCGGCGTTGGCCCTGCTTTCGCGCCGACCGGTGGCGGTCCTAAACGCCGCATCCTCCACGACAGGTCGCCGCCCCAGTCTGGGGGCGCAACTGTTGGTCGACGGGGGGATCACCCTGGTGGACGACCTCGGCTCCGACCTGATGACCCTGACCGAGGGGGACCAGGTTCGAATCCAGGGCGGGGACGTCTACCGCGGGGAAGAGCTCATTGCCTCCGGCCAGCGGCGAGACAGTGCCGAACTGCACCAAGCCCAGGCCAGCGGCCGGGAGCGCCTCGGCCCCGCCGTTGAGTCCTTTGCTCGAACTGCCGGTCTGACCTGGGAAAGCGAATCTGAACAGTACCTGCACGGGGAGGGCGTGCCCCCGGTTCCGGCCCTGAGCGGTCGGACCGTCGTGGTGGTTACCCCGGGCCTGACCTCGATCCGCCAACTTCGGCGGCTAAAGGCCTTCTGCAACGACTTTTCCGCCTACTTTATTGCCGTCGGCGAGGGGGCCAACTCCCTGAAGTCGGTTGGGCGCAAACCCGACCTGATCCTGGGCGACATCTCAAACCTGCCCGAGCCGATGCTGACCCGCGGCACCCCCCTGGTGCTGTTGGAGCGCCCGGATGGCCAGGTGACCGGTGGGGACCGAGCCAACGTGCTCACCCTCAAGTTCATGCGGATGGTCACCTCGGCTGCCCCGGCCGACGCCGCGGTGCTGCTGGCCGATGCCAACGGTGCCGATCAGATCGTGCTGGTGGGCGACGACGAGGGGATTGAGGGGTTCTTGGAGAAGACGGGCAGCGAGGTGACAGCCGGGTTCTTCATTCAGCTTCGATCTGAGGCCAAGTTGGTGTCCGCACCAGCGGTCCAGCGCCTCTACCGACCCGGAGTCCGCACCTGGCAGCTGGTGCTGATGCTGATCGCGGCCCTCCTGGTGATGGTGGCGGCGGTGCTGTTCACCCCGTGGGGCCAGAGCCTGGGGTGGGGACTTTACGATTGGGTGCAGGGGTGGTGGCCGTGGGCGGGCGACCCTAACGTCACCGCGGCGTACTTTGGCAGTTAG
- a CDS encoding NAD kinase: MAKRILLECHPNREDVGPAADTVRAVAAALGMQVTVSPDPDQPPELVLALGGDGTFLAGARTARHYDIPLLGLNFGHMGFLADTSDDSLEVVVERIRRDAFEVENRMTLEVEIISPLGALARQWALNEAAILHSDLAHPADLAFAVDGQVVSTYGADGIILATPTGSTAYSFSAGGPVVWPDTEAIVMAPLGAHGLFTRPLVVSPNSVLEVGILPSNRRAPQVWIDGLLALDAPAGSVVMTTRGARPVRLARLENHPFSERLVNKFNLPVSGWRSPRPHGPNR, translated from the coding sequence ATGGCTAAGAGAATCCTGCTGGAGTGTCACCCAAACCGGGAAGATGTTGGCCCGGCCGCCGACACGGTCCGGGCGGTCGCGGCCGCGCTCGGGATGCAGGTGACGGTCTCGCCGGATCCGGACCAGCCGCCCGAACTGGTCCTGGCGCTGGGGGGTGACGGCACGTTTTTGGCCGGAGCTCGCACGGCACGGCACTATGACATTCCTCTGCTCGGCCTGAACTTTGGCCACATGGGATTCCTGGCTGACACCTCGGACGACTCGCTCGAGGTGGTGGTCGAACGGATCCGACGCGACGCCTTCGAGGTGGAAAATCGGATGACCCTGGAAGTGGAGATCATCTCCCCGCTCGGGGCATTGGCCCGCCAGTGGGCCCTGAACGAGGCGGCAATCTTGCACTCGGATCTGGCCCACCCGGCCGACCTGGCCTTTGCGGTTGACGGCCAAGTTGTCTCCACCTACGGAGCCGACGGCATCATCTTGGCCACACCGACCGGCTCGACCGCCTACTCCTTTTCCGCCGGCGGGCCCGTGGTTTGGCCCGACACCGAAGCGATTGTGATGGCCCCTCTGGGGGCGCACGGGCTGTTCACCCGGCCCCTGGTGGTCAGTCCGAACTCGGTGCTGGAAGTGGGGATCCTCCCCTCCAATCGCCGCGCCCCCCAGGTGTGGATTGACGGACTCCTGGCTCTGGATGCGCCGGCCGGCTCGGTGGTGATGACCACCAGGGGAGCCCGACCGGTGCGCCTGGCCCGGCTGGAGAACCATCCGTTCTCGGAGCGGCTGGTCAACAAGTTCAACCTGCCAGTTTCAGGCTGGCGTTCCCCCCGACCGCACGGACCCAACCGATGA